AACTATAAATGGTTTAGGAGGAGGAGGCTCTCAGGAGTCaacatcaaaataaaagattttaATGGAATATGGAAAAAAGACCATCAggtcaattaatttttttatctgacATTTTTTATGAAGTTCATTATATATTACTAATGTTCGGAATACACTGGTTGGACGGACAGCACCACAGTGGAGTCTCACTGCTGATATTTCACCTATTTAATTCACTCATTTTGAGTTgcgtgtgtgcgttgcctctccccTGCGTGCTTCATTAGCTCAGCACAAACATCTGAACAGTGAATTTTCCTAAAAGAGCAGCACAACTCTGaacttgcatttttttttaaagacagccgttCCCTAGTGTCACGGTCAGgtgataaatgaacattttcacaTTCATTATAAGGCCTTATAATGCTTTAAATAACATAGTTTATAATATAATCATAATATAAGACATTTTCTGCATGCACCGCACCTTTTGTTTTGTCTTCCAAACATTAATGTGCAAACAAGATATGTTTTTGCCTTGACATAAATATTACTTTCAATTTCAGAGTTCACTGTTGAACATTCATGTGATCTGGTGGTTTTTCCAAGAGATTCAGTGGTTCTGCCCTGTTTCATTGACCCATCTATAATGACAGAAGATCTGGAGGTGGAATGGAGAAGATCAGACTCACAGACTTTGGTTAATTTGTATGAAGTTGGAAATATTAGATCAGAGGTTCAGCATCAGAATTATCATGATAGAGCTCATTTCTTCACTGAAGACATTCAACTTGGAAACTTCTCCCTCAAATTAAAGAATCTGACAGCTGAAGATGAGGGACAATACACTTGTGAAGTTAAAAGCGGGGAgcattctgtatttttaactAGTGAACTGGTACCAAGACAAATAGGTAAGAATATAATAAGATATaagattaaataataaaaatggtaataataaacaacattaaatgacaattaaatgaaattaaCTGTTTAAGAGATTAAGATTAATTTATCTTTTGTCCTTGGGGGCAGACTGCATAGATGTATTCATATGCAGGATAATATGTGTGTAAACCAGAGGTACTCAACTTCAGTTgcacaaaaatacaaattcCCACAACCGTTTAAATGGCGTAGAACAAAATGCATTGCAAAGAATTTTGACCAGTGCTTGAGCTCTCAGAGGGGTCTCCAGGGTGGGACTAGAAATATAAATGTTGCTTAACAGCATTAAAAGTAGTTCATTGGCTTGTAATCAGGACAACCACTTCAAGTGCTATCTTTAAAGGTGCTACAGTATACAGCACTGTAGATAGGtgctatagacagtttcatcagACACTTGCGCATTGCAAAGGTTCTACGCCTGGCTCCAAGTTAACTTTcggtctgtgtttgtttaatggtctggctatGGCTAAACTTAAGtgacctctggaacaaataccttgtcaaaaataaaggtgagCAGAGAGGGTGAGTGTGTCCAAAATCTGTAAGGGTGCACTCACATAATCTAAACTGCGCttgggcgcgtttgacccccaaagcctagttcgtttgactagtgtgatggCTCTGTCCCGCAGAGTGCAGTGTGATAGCTAATCGCGTcaattgcgcgaccactcacctcaTCTGCCTTCGTTAAAACCTTATAATGCGCACAGCGGGGTTTGCGTGAATGTCTACACCGCACTCACGACaaatcaactaagcaatatgatggcatgtgagagggctgtgtgtcatcgTGCAGCAAATGActctgaataaaaaacacagacttggGTTGGGTTCCAgcgatgggttccagtgttaagagagcgtGTTACTTCCTGCTTTGTTCTAAACAATCTCATTCTTTAATAATTAAAGCGTGCCCTggctcggatcgataaaagtacagtgtaaGTACGTGCATCTGGGGGAATAGGGAGGGGGGGCaatgctggggcatggtttggtttggataatgtgagtgcaccCTATATCTCCTCCGAaggcagcattccaaggcaTAAAGCCTGCAAGGCATGTTTGCTTTAGTTCCCGACGTGTCTGTCCATAGGGAATGTGATTGCTTGAGTCCACACGTTTTGAGTGCATTTATAGTGACATGTGGTCAAGTcacctttattttaaagcatcatATATTACAGATCATTGATCATTTTCACACTTGATCAATTTCAAGTTAGTGAGCATTTAAAGATTTACCTGTATGCCTATAAATCTTAAATCTGATTTTTCATTATATGAACCGAGAATTAAACACTGTGTATATGAAAAAAGTGAttcaattaaacaaaatattattactcaaagaaaacaaatgatttattattgtttaatatCAAAACAataattaagaaaatatatacCATTGTTTAAACATTAATGATAAAAATCTTACTTGCACACTAACATTCTGTATTGTATGTTTAGACAGAACTGCAGCAAAACCTTTTGAGCCTCTTGGATATATTCATATGTTTCTTCCAAATATTATTATGTTTGTGGCGTTTGTCCTGTGGGGTCTGACAGAAGGTGAGTGTTTCGTATTTATAATCCCATAATTTCAAAATCAACATTATTATAGCTATAGTTATTCTATATAGTTATTCATTAACACATGTGATGTTACAGGATTTCTGTATGAGACAATCTTCTGCTGTGCTCTTTGTCTTCTGAGGCCTTTGATGTTGATTTATGTTGCACCATACGTAAAGGATATTTCAGGTTTGTATTTtacgtaaaaaaaaatatttcacataATCCCCTTTAGTAATCTTTAAGTGCTGTAATACTTAACATGAAATATTCACTTATTTAAAATCTTTTCTGCTTACAGGTGCACCTGTTACAACTGAATTTGCCATTTTAACAATAGTTTACGTTTCAGGTTGGTGAATTTTTACATAAGATATTTTAGTGCATAGCAAAAGAAGTGTACAAGGACATACTAACACATAATAAAAGTTAACAACGTTACCTAGATCGGCCATTCCCAAactgtggtccgcggaccactagtggtccatGAGGGTACAGCAGGTGGTCCGTGTTAAggcaaaattaaatataaaataatatatttttttaagaaaaatatatatttttttaagaatctGTTGTACTGATGTGATGACCAGTTATAGTTTTAGTGCCAGTAATCCTTGTAAACCTTTAGAGGTGCAGATAAATTCAGGACTTTTATTATGAGTAATATGAGGTGGTCCGCGAAAATTCTTTATTACAAATAGTggtccacacacacaaaaagtttgaaaacccctgaccTAGATGGCATTGTGAATGTTAACAATAACACACATCTGAATGCAACACTTTCTTGCATTTCAGCATTTTTTGTCCATCTTTCTCATGTGATTTTTACTTCATTGCCTAGTTCAATAATTCAGTAAAGcatcaattattttatttaataatttagtGTAACATCACTAAACCCCTCCCTCTCTCAGTGAATTGTGGATAATATCATGCTGTTAAAAATTTCTTAAATCTTAACATGCAATTTTCACTGGAagctacggagcccctaagaggacatggagaaaaaattaaataaagtttagtttcgcgtgcgcacgtgaaagcgaaagtttcatgtgctcacgcgaaagtttcacgtgcgcacgcaatagtttcacttgcacacgtgaaactaaactttattaaattttttcttAATGTCCCCTTCGGGCTCCGTAGCTTCCAGtgaaaattagatttttagattttaagaaaactttaactaaactttaaataaaaaaattctgcacatgaagttttcacatgagcacatgaaagtttcacgtgcgcacgcgacaGTTTCACGTAAGCACacaaaagtttcatgtgagcacatgaaactaaacgtaattttttttactccaatgtcaccttagggctCGGTAGGAAGCAAAGCCATCCGGGTACTTTAATGTTATTCATTACAACATACTACATTTTGGGatgtacttattttatttttatacgcTATAGGTTTAGCAaacttattttataattttaatattcaaacttcagtcatttaaaaaacatctttgagcatcataatagcatatataaaagttttaccattcacagtaatttcttcatgctttaaaacagcttgaataTATCTCCACACCCTTGCCTCTGTGGCACCCTGTGGTATTATTCCAACCAcaattttactttttacaagGTACTATTTAGAACCTCTTAAAGATTTTGTAAACACCTAAATCTTTGTAACACCGACTACGCCACCCTGGGAATTGCACCCAGGGAAATATGAATAATGGCACACAGGTTAGTTCCCACAAAGATTCAGAGGAGACATGAAtacaaaataacaattttttatTCTTGCAGAGTAACatcacaatttaaatgtaatgtctTGATCAAGAGACTAGTGAAGCTAGcttcattttaaaaacactagaTTAGGTACCAGACATCAACAGTTCAGATCGAGTCACCGGGAGGAATAAAGAAAAGCAAATCTCCACTTCACCACAcactttaaatacaaatttctTTGGGCTCACTTCACCACACGTgtttcaaaaaaacaaaaaaaaaacaaaattacaaaCCACTTAAgtgaacaattacaaaaaaaagaaatttaaagaaattacACTCCTCCCCAGACCGATCGGACAGTTGAATAGAATACCACGCTccacaaaataaccaaagaaacACTAAATTGTGAAACCAAtattaaatcaaataaacaaagaaaacaaaataaatcacatcatcatttataacaaaatacaaaaaataaagtaaacacACTAGCACTCATTCCTCACGTAAACCATAATCCATTTACCATCCGCACACTATACACACTTTAAAttcacacgcgcgcacacacacactgaacAACGTGTCCTTCTCACACTATACACACACTATAagtcgcacacacacacacacccacttTAACTTACTCATACATACAACCACGCAAACCTCCTCCGGTTGAAACAATGCGGGGGTGCGCGACTACCCGCACGAACTAATACCCTGTCCCAGAGTTATTCCCAGGAGCAGGACAGCATAAATGAAGGGATGGACCAGGCGTCACAGAAAGGTATGCCGCCCAGCAGGTACGTAAACGAAATAGAAAAATGACgacaaacaaaaccaaaaagaaGGGGAAGCTGGGTCACAATCAGCTACACAGTGTCATGGCCGTATACCCCCGGAGCGCTTTAAGctgataaaagaaaatgacagcaTTAACGGTAGAATTTACATAATCGGCATGCGATAAGTCAGTGCATACCCACCTGATTATTTGAGAGTCGGCACTGCTGACATGTCAAAGGATGGACTAACTCCGCACAGCATGCATACTATATAAACAAATAGAGCGCTTACAAATAACAGCtccctttaaattaaataacTCACAATAGTATACGAACCTGTGAAATAGAGTCCGCCTTGCTAACACCACGGCATGGCACGAATAATACAGCCCGGAAAGAATACTAAAACAAATGAACAAAGCGCATGCAGTCAACAGCTCATCGTAAATAAAACTAATTTATACACTGTGACCTACCCAAAATGCAGCAAGTCCCCACTCAAATACTCGTCCCAAACGGCTCACAGATCCACCAAGGAAACAGACCTTTAACGTCCAAAGTCGCAGCAGCAACCAACGGTCAACACGCTTAAACAACGCTGGAGACCTTTCTTTTATACAGACCTACACCCATAGCGCACCTGTCTCTAATTAAAGCACTTATTCAGCCCGTCTCTGGGTAGTGTTGCTACACCTCATTTAGTATATGctgatctatgaatatgcaaattagtccctgcCTCTACCCAGTCGCACAACTCAGACCAtaaatatgaatatgcaaattagttccAACCTCTAAGATATGTAGATGCTTCATTTGGCAGTAACAGACACATACTTAAGTCCGGTTTTACAATGCATATATGAACTACACATTTGCAGCACTTTTTTTTGTAGCTAACAGGTTTGAGCATTCACACATTGCACATGTGAGAATCACAAAAGTAGAGCTGAAGCAGCATCCATGTGATCATTTTAGCGCAGTTTATGCAGCATCCATATATAATACCTATGCCTCGAACTACCGAGCCACTCGTTCAGCTGTGATGATGTGATTAGTTACAGGTTTGTGACCACATAATTATTAATATGACATCACATTAATTGACACATTCGTTTCAGTTTGCCACATGTTTATAATATTATAACCCTTGTGTAAAATGTCTTTTACCACATGTGatcacaagtttttttttatttcttactTCACAATCTATTTAAAATAGCtaattaaaaacaagttttgcAATATGAGATAAAGCTCCAGTATACAAGTTTGTCAATATATATGTTGTACTTCAGGAGCCAAAGCCGGTTTCTAGTTTCTCTGGATCCATTTAAACATGTCTGGGAAGAGAAATTTTTGGAAAGTCGTGTATGAAAAAATGCACGGCAGCTCAGCAAATGCTCAGAATTACTGTATAAAAGCACAACCATTGATACTGTCACATCTTTATTGGAATTAAGGTTTTATGAAAGACAAATGAAAGAGATAACTGATAATAATATTTTGCTTCTGTGTCAGTTTTTTTTAGACGTTCCTGGGAAACAGTTGTACATTTTACATGGCTTGACAAAGCTTTTGTGATAGTGATGTTTGGATTGGTGCTCCTGATCTCTCTAATTGTGATGTCTAGAAAGTTCGGATTTATAGATGTAGTTATCATACTTTTCCTACCTGTATTACAATTGACACTCATGTTCTTCACATTTAGAGCTGCAAGCAGAACAGGTAAGTAACTTTTTACATCACTGTTTTTCACTGATAGCAGCTGTAGCAGCAATGTTGTAAACAATTAGTATTAATTTCCTCAAACAGACATAAAGTTGCTTAGGTAGCATTGCACAAAAGATTTAACATTAGCGGtcggcgtatgttttcaattgtttcgaAGGAAGCACTGCGCTTTTCAAAAACCCCAGCAGCTGGCCGTTTTCCGAGaattgaaaaatgtttaaatttggGTGAAACGCTCAGCTTGTCAATCTCACTTCTCACTTGGCCGTACAATCACAGTGGatgaggggcgggacaaatatcacagcAACTGGTGCATCGTGCAataactgataaacaaagcagaagtattaTAGCAAAGCGCACTACTGTCGGCATCTGCCgtatttaaaagctttggtgtacaTGCCCCCTTATTCAGGAGCAAAACATGAGAACAATACACTTAAAACCATTACAAGAGTGCCTATGCATGAGTCTGTATGATGCtcacttatttatttaagtttatttttttacaaatcctAATGGAAACTAACGCACATCTTAATGCTGATTTTGTGCGTACCCACGTTTTATAAATAAGGCCACTGGTCTTACTGATATTACTTTGATGTGTTCATCTCTAATCATACATAAACTCTATTCTTCTGTTTCAGGTTTATTTGTCATTGTGCTTTTCCCTTTGTTCCTTCTTCTGAAATTTAACTGTTTGATGGACATAAAGCAGAGTAAGAAACGCTGTAAGTGATGATTTTTCTCTTGTAACTACAGGAACTAAATCAGTCTCTAGTTCTGATCAATCACTAAATAGTCCACTATTCAGTACAACAACATGATTAATGTTAGATTATTTCTGCAAATAGCGATCAGGGCATTTGAAGACATCAGAATTTTTGTTTTCCATTGTTTTGATTGTTTCTAAAGTTTTATTCAAATCACAAGTACCTGTTTATGTCACTCCGTGGTTCTCTTAGTATACAACAGCATGCCCACAAATGCGCACTCTTAAAAAGCAGCGCTTTAATTCTCTTCACAGATTAAAAGATTTAAATTCATAATTATTTGGAAtgatgtacagtacagtatatgaagagttttgtttcaaaacgcaataaatccattttgactagtTTGGGTAAAAaggtgttttctataccaataaagtgacaagatgaaaaccactattttctcttacaaactttcacatagcatctttaggttataataacattaaaaattcaaatctataatttgattttcaaagatttattataaaactgattattttttagtTGATCGACATGACAACTTGGTCAATACTAATACCATATTTACAGGCACTggatcaaaaatacatttaatcagTCATCACTCTCAAAATTAATTTAACAGGTCATCTTGTCAATGCTATAAATTAGATCACAGAATGTCCAAAATTTCCCTTACATTCAACTtccaaatgtgcattcatctctgccatgttatattcatttagttgactagtggtatacactaattaaaaaaataaacattaatggcattaatcaaaacacttactttgtcatattaagaacactgtcattgctgctgtcatccttgggatgtCGTTGCTGAACATTTTGgacagcaatcagctgtaaaatgttttggtcctgctcgattttcaatGGCTTTGAGAAAAacaatggaaagtttttcataagatccttctggggtcaatgtgttagcatgacagaagcttgatgctgtcttgtgagaacaagcaacagccgacattcttccatctcccgagtgcctctcacataaattattagatgttgatggcttacgtttcttccccatcacagaaaaccaccaaaggtttatcaatgccaacaaaagtattattttgtttttgtttgtttgttgatcacaaagtacaaattagatgaggaaaactaggattctgtgtattCAAAAGAATggcattattgtttacaatgcgtggaatggtgcgttgtgatttgttgagcaaatttattgcattttgcagagaaggaggactggcagatattggattttgcgtaaaattaagaatttactttttaaaactgacctgatacaatactgattttggcgttattaaaaaaaggcatttattgcgttttggaaccaaactcttcatataaaaTCCACTGTCAGTTAAAAGCATGCTCTAGGTCTACATGTCATACTAAGGAATTATGTTTCTAACAACAGCTAGAGATCTGTAGTTCCAAACCCACAAATTTGCATTGCTGTTTGTGATCACTCATTGAAACGATAGTTTCGGGAAACACCTGCAGTGGTTGAATTATGCTGTTAGTGAGGAACAATAGTTGgctaaaaaaacataacatttaatgttTGGAGCATCATTGTTTTACAGTTATTGTGGTTTAGTTGATTTCTCTGTATACTTTGCCTTtagtaaaaaaagagaaaagaatAACCTGTTATGAACAGTTTATTAAACATGAAACTTTGTATTTTACTAAAACTTTTCCATTTCTTTTCCAGGCATAAATTTGTTAAACATTGCAGCATGGATTATGCTAatgtttttaatgaatgcaTTGGTGATCTATTTCTATGTTACATCACTGGAAGATGATACAGGTACAATTTTAAACAAGGgtagtttcctggacagggtttatcctaaaggtcccgttctttctgtgtttttaaagctttgattaTGTTAACAGTGCGCtatataacatgtgttttaggggtgtcacgattctccaaatcctcaattcgattacattttcgattctaaggtcacgattcgatccgattctcgatttttacatattttttatatggcatataatttagacaaaaattatatgccattatttattattattattataatactttaacattaacatgcacattgcacaactcgcatgggggtttctgggcttcacttaacgcgagagcttgtagagagaggattcctttttgcacgcacatggactagagatgcgcggttggcagttacatggatcgggcggatgacgtgacgaaaaataatattttaattaaattcgggcgggtg
This window of the Misgurnus anguillicaudatus chromosome 19, ASM2758022v2, whole genome shotgun sequence genome carries:
- the LOC141351195 gene encoding uncharacterized protein isoform X2 gives rise to the protein MVLILCIAACGSAFLFSSLIYCTSSTGFIVEGYFNQRGSVVLPCFVDPQFMRKGLKVKWSKSGLESPVCVYQDGDDTPEIEHQDYQDRVKFFTEFISNGNLSLLLKNLTAEDEGQYTCTVYRQQRPVFLVHMNLLQNEQEFTVEHSCDLVVFPRDSVVLPCFIDPSIMTEDLEVEWRRSDSQTLVNLYEVGNIRSEVQHQNYHDRAHFFTEDIQLGNFSLKLKNLTAEDEGQYTCEVKSGEHSVFLTSELVPRQIDRTAAKPFEPLGYIHMFLPNIIMFVAFVLWGLTEGFLYETIFCCALCLLRPLMLIYVAPYVKDISGAPVTTEFAILTIVYVSVFFRRSWETVVHFTWLDKAFVIVMFGLVLLISLIVMSRKFGFIDVVIILFLPVLQLTLMFFTFRAASRTGLFVIVLFPLFLLLKFNCLMDIKQSKKRCINLLNIAAWIMLMFLMNALVIYFYVTSLEDDTDFSYRKILYVFGSVGVVLIIAVALMTELILKTGK
- the LOC141351195 gene encoding uncharacterized protein isoform X1 — protein: MVLILCIAACGSAFLFSSLIYCTSSTGFIVEGYFNQRGSVVLPCFVDPQFMRKGLKVKWSKSGLESPVCVYQDGDDTPEIEHQDYQDRVKFFTEFISNGNLSLLLKNLTAEDEGQYTCTVYRQQRPVFLVHMNLLQNEQEFTVEHSCDLVVFPRDSVVLPCFIDPSIMTEDLEVEWRRSDSQTLVNLYEVGNIRSEVQHQNYHDRAHFFTEDIQLGNFSLKLKNLTAEDEGQYTCEVKSGEHSVFLTSELVPRQIDRTAAKPFEPLGYIHMFLPNIIMFVAFVLWGLTEGFLYETIFCCALCLLRPLMLIYVAPYVKDISGAPVTTEFAILTIVYVSVFFRRSWETVVHFTWLDKAFVIVMFGLVLLISLIVMSRKFGFIDVVIILFLPVLQLTLMFFTFRAASRTGLFVIVLFPLFLLLKFNCLMDIKQSKKRCINLLNIAAWIMLMFLMNALVIYFYVTSLEDDTDVTGWICTTVFLHLLWMISVFLGTIQDLDFSYRKILYVFGSVGVVLIIAVALMTELILKTGK